In the Polyangiaceae bacterium genome, one interval contains:
- the greB gene encoding transcription elongation factor GreB — translation MATYLTRSGHKKLADELNQLATKERPKVVQEVQDAAAQGDRSENAEYIYGKKRLREIDRRIRFLTKRLDSAVVVADEARNTSIVYFGARVKVEDENGKQSEYTLVGPDEADPGRGLLSFKSPLGHALMKKRVGDVVTVRRPAGEIDIEILTISYD, via the coding sequence ATGGCTACCTATCTCACCCGCAGCGGTCACAAGAAACTCGCCGATGAGCTCAACCAGCTCGCGACGAAAGAGCGCCCCAAGGTCGTGCAGGAGGTGCAGGACGCCGCGGCGCAGGGCGATCGCAGTGAAAACGCCGAGTACATCTACGGCAAGAAGCGTCTGCGCGAAATCGACCGGCGCATTCGCTTCCTGACGAAGCGCCTCGATTCTGCAGTGGTGGTGGCGGACGAAGCGCGCAACACGAGCATCGTCTACTTCGGCGCGCGAGTGAAGGTCGAAGACGAGAACGGCAAGCAGAGCGAATACACGTTGGTGGGGCCCGATGAAGCCGATCCCGGCAGAGGGCTACTTTCCTTCAAATCGCCCCTGGGCCACGCGCTGATGAAGAAGCGCGTCGGCGATGTGGTGACCGTTCGGCGCCCCGCGGGCGAGATCGACATCGAGATCCTGACGATCTCCTACGATTGA
- a CDS encoding MBL fold metallo-hydrolase has protein sequence MAQLTFVGTGEAFDPALPNTSLLYRGSQTLLVDCGFSVPHALWRISEDPSLIDAIYISHIHADHSFGLPALLLWMRIFGRKKPLRVIGGPGTPRWLTKLLELGYPACYEPGKCFDIVAEELAPGEQIVLGEATLRNAESEHGVRNLSLRVDEGGRGFAYSGDGRPTPATRELFAGVDLLVHECYALDLDIEGHANFSTLVALGQSARVKRLALLHLGTPEKEAIRAAARDEQSELTLLVPAPGDVMTL, from the coding sequence ATGGCGCAGCTGACCTTCGTGGGCACCGGTGAAGCGTTCGATCCTGCGCTGCCGAACACCAGTCTGCTCTACCGAGGAAGCCAGACGCTTCTCGTCGACTGTGGCTTTTCGGTGCCCCATGCCTTGTGGCGCATTTCCGAAGATCCGTCTCTCATCGACGCCATTTACATTTCGCACATTCACGCCGATCACTCCTTTGGCTTGCCAGCGCTGCTGTTGTGGATGCGCATCTTCGGACGCAAGAAGCCCCTGCGCGTGATTGGCGGGCCGGGCACTCCGCGCTGGCTGACCAAGTTGCTCGAACTCGGCTATCCAGCCTGCTACGAGCCTGGCAAGTGCTTCGACATCGTCGCCGAAGAGCTGGCGCCCGGCGAGCAGATCGTCCTCGGAGAGGCGACGCTGCGCAACGCCGAGAGTGAGCACGGCGTGCGCAATCTCTCCCTGCGCGTCGATGAAGGCGGGCGCGGGTTCGCCTATAGCGGCGATGGTCGACCCACTCCCGCAACGCGGGAACTCTTCGCGGGCGTCGATCTGCTGGTGCACGAATGCTACGCGCTCGACCTGGACATCGAGGGTCACGCCAACTTCTCCACCTTGGTCGCCCTCGGACAGAGCGCCCGCGTGAAGCGCTTGGCGCTGCTGCATCTCGGTACCCCGGAGAAGGAAGCCATCCGCGCTGCTGCCCGCGACGAGCAATCGGAATTGACGCTGCTGGTGCCCGCTCCTGGCGACGTCATGACCCTCTGA
- a CDS encoding YggT family protein, which yields MILVLLGRLLDLYSIVVLVAVVGSWIGLRYDHPVSRFTRALVDPLLVPIKKVLPPMGGLDFSPMVLLFGIQLIRRAIGL from the coding sequence GTGATTCTCGTTCTCCTAGGTCGTCTGCTCGACCTCTATTCCATCGTGGTCTTGGTGGCCGTGGTCGGTTCTTGGATCGGCCTCCGCTACGACCACCCGGTCAGTCGCTTCACGCGAGCCCTCGTCGATCCGCTGCTGGTCCCGATCAAAAAGGTGCTGCCTCCCATGGGCGGCCTCGACTTCTCGCCCATGGTGCTGCTCTTCGGTATCCAACTCATCCGCCGCGCCATCGGCCTCTGA
- a CDS encoding GntR family transcriptional regulator: MQPPPVPSSPHSDGSAEQADALDRGSAVDGVTHALMSAILDGHFPPGTRLPPERELAADLGRSRVSVRSALERLAQWGVVSARQGSGITVQPRRRWTAGALASVIGHALASGDVDALLPLLADARALRRWVVLDMLERAAERFAAEPPLSGEHPLDPVRAMMEAAWQVRDDAKAFLTIDRETLPAMLEAAGMDPSMFLVNSLAAPYLAVMRAVPVASPVLSDYRERQLDVVDAVERGDAARARALMSRYLDDLDEQVLGFLPEELRRALG, from the coding sequence GTGCAGCCCCCTCCCGTCCCTTCGTCGCCGCACTCCGACGGCTCGGCCGAACAAGCCGACGCCCTCGACCGCGGCTCTGCCGTCGATGGCGTCACCCACGCGTTGATGTCAGCCATCTTGGACGGGCACTTCCCGCCCGGGACGCGCCTGCCGCCCGAGCGCGAACTCGCGGCCGATCTAGGTAGGAGCCGCGTCAGCGTCCGTTCCGCCCTCGAACGCCTCGCCCAGTGGGGCGTCGTCAGCGCGCGCCAAGGTTCGGGCATCACGGTCCAACCCCGCCGTCGCTGGACGGCAGGCGCGCTGGCCAGCGTGATCGGGCATGCACTCGCGTCGGGAGACGTCGATGCGCTCCTACCGCTGCTCGCCGACGCGCGCGCGCTTCGACGCTGGGTCGTGCTGGACATGTTGGAGCGTGCCGCCGAGCGATTCGCAGCGGAGCCCCCACTTTCCGGCGAGCACCCTCTCGACCCCGTGCGCGCGATGATGGAAGCGGCGTGGCAAGTCCGTGACGATGCGAAAGCGTTTCTGACCATCGATCGCGAGACCCTGCCCGCCATGCTCGAGGCAGCCGGCATGGACCCGTCGATGTTTCTGGTCAACAGCTTGGCCGCTCCCTACCTCGCTGTCATGCGCGCAGTGCCCGTCGCTTCACCCGTGCTGAGCGACTACCGCGAACGTCAGCTGGACGTCGTCGATGCAGTGGAGCGCGGTGACGCCGCGCGCGCTCGCGCCCTCATGTCCCGATATCTCGACGACCTGGACGAGCAAGTGCTCGGGTTCTTGCCCGAGGAACTACGTCGCGCGCTTGGCTGA
- a CDS encoding GH25 family lysozyme, which yields MTRLHLLAWAAVSGTSVCALVACAMGEEPACVDTQALTEPLIKVCSNSTTLVEGLDVSKWQASIDWSQVKAQGYQFAFIRASDGLNYPDGQFEANWKGTKQNGILRGVYQFFRPGQDPKAQADLMLQKLADAGWIEAGDLPAVIDIEVSDGQSDATLRNKALTWLGYVEQKTGKKPIVYTSAAWSSVLGSSFAQYPLWVANYTGSYQGYCPLMPDGWSNWTFWQFTSKGPVAGVGSKDVDKNVFDGSLSALVQFAQSGVVPPPAPKPDAGSDPCALASSGNGPYCGQSLGADPGTLYNCQNGTTTGSTLCPKGCTVMPPGQADTCASGSTDPCASAASGNGPYCGKTLGGDPGTLYDCQSGTTASSAPCPHGCILNPPGTADECAPAPPPPTGAGGSGTAGASSGGSAGSSGGTGSGGAAGWSGNGAGIGGAAGDQAMGADKGC from the coding sequence ATGACACGACTGCACTTGTTGGCATGGGCCGCGGTGAGCGGTACTTCCGTCTGCGCGCTCGTCGCTTGCGCCATGGGCGAAGAGCCGGCGTGCGTCGACACCCAGGCGCTGACGGAGCCGCTGATCAAGGTGTGCTCGAATTCGACCACGCTGGTGGAAGGCCTCGACGTTTCCAAGTGGCAAGCGAGCATCGACTGGAGCCAGGTCAAAGCCCAGGGCTACCAGTTCGCCTTCATCCGCGCGAGCGACGGGCTCAACTACCCGGACGGACAGTTCGAAGCCAACTGGAAAGGCACCAAGCAGAACGGCATCCTGCGCGGCGTCTATCAGTTCTTCCGTCCAGGCCAAGATCCGAAGGCGCAAGCAGACCTCATGTTGCAGAAGCTGGCGGACGCTGGCTGGATCGAAGCTGGGGACTTGCCGGCAGTGATCGACATCGAAGTCTCCGACGGACAGAGCGACGCGACGCTTCGCAACAAAGCGCTCACCTGGCTCGGCTACGTGGAGCAGAAGACCGGAAAGAAGCCGATCGTCTACACCTCAGCGGCCTGGTCCAGCGTGCTGGGCAGCTCCTTCGCTCAGTACCCGCTTTGGGTCGCCAACTACACCGGCAGCTATCAGGGCTACTGCCCGTTGATGCCGGATGGCTGGAGCAACTGGACGTTCTGGCAGTTCACCAGCAAAGGCCCGGTCGCGGGCGTCGGCAGCAAAGACGTCGACAAGAACGTGTTCGACGGCAGTCTGTCCGCCCTCGTACAGTTCGCGCAAAGCGGCGTCGTTCCGCCACCTGCACCCAAGCCCGACGCCGGTTCCGATCCATGCGCGCTCGCCTCCAGCGGCAACGGTCCCTATTGCGGCCAGTCCCTCGGGGCTGACCCGGGCACGCTCTACAACTGCCAGAACGGCACGACCACCGGCTCGACGCTGTGCCCGAAGGGCTGCACGGTCATGCCACCCGGTCAGGCCGACACCTGTGCCAGCGGCTCCACTGATCCTTGCGCCAGCGCCGCCAGTGGCAATGGTCCCTACTGCGGCAAGACCCTCGGCGGCGATCCAGGCACGCTCTACGACTGTCAGAGCGGCACGACCGCCAGCTCTGCGCCGTGTCCCCATGGCTGCATTCTGAATCCACCTGGCACCGCGGACGAATGCGCACCCGCGCCGCCGCCGCCAACGGGAGCTGGAGGCTCTGGCACCGCGGGAGCAAGCAGCGGTGGCAGCGCCGGATCCAGCGGTGGCACCGGCAGCGGCGGCGCGGCGGGTTGGAGCGGCAACGGCGCCGGCATCGGCGGCGCCGCCGGCGATCAAGCCATGGGAGCAGACAAGGGTTGCTGA
- a CDS encoding peptidoglycan DD-metalloendopeptidase family protein, with product MSHLSRLAIAIALLCLGLTLTQRAWAQCGTNCTDASGVVSLPPGFDLSFPFKAGENVKLLSGYGPTAGSSLHCRSKDTGCANDFFALDLVLPDHPNSGKGQPVLAAAGGTVIAAGWGSSGWAAYGQRVYIQHDPGDGHKYTTLYAHLDSLNVSQGQKVNKGDVIGTLGQSCNGAKSCSNFSTPHVHFSVHRDSNFGGTGSGGSYAGRATRPEPLDGATGLQQGQTHTSKNGQSTPPPPQTCDLVIPPSETLVEDDTPCLSPSGTLSETSLGLGGHAYHATQDTPDPDYAKGAFWMLDFAQAGNYDVWAWVPGGLGNLTPEASYKIQFAGTSQKVTIDQANAAGGWAHLGSFAFAAGGNQWVRLGDNYLSASSQGKTFAIDALKIAPGAACECSQDGEVQTESCGTGSQQRSCDGCNWSTWSPCSDTDAGANNDAGSGWSDAGPLGQPPESTPPPSSLGDDEAANPGCTCSIPGGRGPTAPHSAWTAVALLALGLRRRRRARRTRARAAIPLPPSPTL from the coding sequence ATGAGTCACCTTTCACGACTGGCGATCGCAATTGCGCTGCTGTGCTTGGGCCTGACCCTGACGCAGCGCGCTTGGGCGCAATGCGGAACCAACTGCACCGACGCCTCTGGCGTCGTGTCCTTGCCCCCGGGATTCGACCTGAGCTTTCCCTTCAAGGCCGGCGAGAACGTAAAGCTCCTGTCGGGCTACGGCCCGACGGCGGGCTCGAGCCTGCATTGCCGCAGCAAAGACACCGGCTGTGCCAACGACTTTTTCGCGCTCGATCTGGTGCTGCCGGATCACCCCAACTCGGGCAAAGGACAGCCCGTGCTCGCAGCCGCCGGTGGCACGGTCATCGCTGCGGGCTGGGGCTCTTCCGGTTGGGCCGCCTACGGACAGCGCGTCTACATCCAGCACGATCCCGGGGACGGTCACAAGTACACTACCTTGTATGCACACCTCGACTCCTTGAACGTTTCCCAAGGTCAGAAGGTGAACAAGGGCGATGTGATCGGCACCCTCGGGCAGTCGTGCAACGGCGCCAAGAGCTGCAGCAACTTCTCCACGCCGCACGTGCACTTCAGCGTGCATCGTGATTCCAACTTCGGCGGCACGGGCAGTGGCGGCAGCTACGCTGGGCGCGCCACGCGTCCGGAACCCCTCGACGGCGCGACCGGATTGCAGCAAGGGCAGACTCACACCTCGAAGAACGGTCAGAGCACGCCACCACCGCCCCAGACGTGCGATCTGGTGATCCCTCCCTCGGAAACCCTGGTGGAGGACGATACCCCCTGCCTCAGTCCAAGCGGAACGCTCAGCGAGACGAGTCTGGGACTCGGCGGTCACGCCTACCATGCGACTCAAGACACACCGGATCCGGACTACGCGAAGGGCGCGTTCTGGATGCTCGACTTCGCGCAGGCCGGCAACTACGACGTCTGGGCCTGGGTCCCGGGCGGGCTCGGCAATCTCACCCCCGAGGCGAGCTACAAGATCCAGTTTGCCGGCACGTCGCAAAAGGTGACGATCGATCAGGCCAACGCGGCGGGCGGCTGGGCGCACCTTGGCAGCTTTGCCTTCGCGGCTGGCGGCAATCAGTGGGTCCGCCTCGGCGACAACTATCTGTCGGCATCGAGCCAGGGAAAGACCTTCGCCATCGACGCTCTGAAGATCGCTCCCGGTGCTGCGTGCGAGTGCAGCCAAGACGGCGAGGTACAGACCGAGAGCTGTGGCACCGGAAGCCAACAGCGCAGTTGTGACGGCTGCAATTGGTCGACTTGGTCCCCGTGCAGCGACACGGACGCGGGAGCGAACAACGACGCCGGCAGCGGTTGGTCCGACGCAGGCCCCCTGGGTCAACCGCCTGAGAGCACGCCACCACCGTCGTCCCTCGGCGACGACGAGGCGGCCAATCCGGGTTGCACCTGCAGCATTCCCGGCGGCCGCGGACCCACGGCCCCCCACAGCGCTTGGACCGCTGTGGCATTGCTTGCCTTGGGGCTACGCCGACGTCGGCGCGCGCGCCGGACGCGGGCTCGGGCAGCGATCCCACTCCCTCCATCGCCCACGCTATAG
- a CDS encoding MFS transporter, protein MTESTAKELDADDASAAESSDDTSALADVKQLGLVAAIGSLGYVFWIVGAMEMVERLAYYGVKAVAALYAKDPVSKGGLGITPLEYGHITAVWAGVQSFVPVFTGGLSDRYGYKQTIFVSTIVKISGYLLMATFQSYWGFMGGAVVLALGTAIFKPGIQGTLVNATSRENSSMAWGIFYQTVNIGGWMGPLVAAFLRGRFGWREVFLACVGIICMNFLLLLTYKEPKIEQRLARAKAAKEGKIKERSLFVDSLLELKKPHVWVYLLIFSGFWFMFNSLFDVLPLHISEWVNTKNIVTDLFGPTGTKNVVFQFLLGMNKDGTEVNPEGMLNLNAGLIMITCFLFAWVSGLMRATTSMVVGTLLATVAMFLSGYSTLGWLSVAAILTFSVGEMLSSPKFSEFIGNFAPASKKAMYLGFSQIPLGIGWTLEGFVAPAMYDKFASKERFARELLAQKGMAQSQIDAIKGGEAFDTLVKFAQSTPEEMTRVLYQSHSVGTVWTIMGAVGIVSAIAIYMYGRWIQRMARGR, encoded by the coding sequence ATGACGGAATCCACGGCAAAAGAGCTCGATGCGGACGACGCGTCGGCCGCAGAAAGTTCTGACGACACTTCCGCGTTGGCGGATGTCAAGCAGCTTGGGCTGGTCGCGGCGATTGGCTCCTTGGGCTACGTCTTCTGGATCGTTGGCGCCATGGAGATGGTCGAGCGTCTCGCCTACTACGGCGTCAAGGCGGTGGCTGCGCTCTATGCGAAGGATCCCGTGAGCAAAGGGGGACTCGGCATCACTCCCTTGGAGTATGGGCACATCACTGCCGTCTGGGCGGGCGTGCAGTCTTTCGTCCCCGTGTTCACGGGAGGTCTTTCGGATCGCTACGGCTACAAGCAGACCATCTTCGTCTCGACGATCGTCAAGATCAGCGGCTACCTACTGATGGCCACGTTCCAGAGCTACTGGGGCTTCATGGGGGGGGCCGTCGTTTTGGCTCTGGGCACTGCAATCTTCAAGCCGGGCATCCAAGGCACCCTGGTCAACGCCACCAGCCGCGAAAACAGCTCGATGGCTTGGGGCATTTTCTACCAGACCGTGAATATCGGCGGCTGGATGGGGCCGCTCGTGGCCGCGTTTCTGCGAGGACGGTTCGGCTGGCGCGAAGTGTTCCTCGCTTGCGTCGGCATCATCTGCATGAACTTCTTGCTCTTGCTCACCTACAAGGAGCCGAAGATCGAGCAGCGCCTGGCCCGCGCCAAGGCCGCGAAAGAAGGCAAGATCAAGGAGCGCAGCCTTTTCGTCGACTCCCTGCTCGAGCTCAAGAAGCCCCACGTCTGGGTGTATCTGCTCATCTTCTCGGGCTTTTGGTTCATGTTCAACTCGCTGTTCGATGTGCTCCCGCTGCACATCTCCGAGTGGGTGAACACGAAGAACATCGTCACGGATCTGTTTGGGCCCACGGGGACGAAGAACGTGGTCTTCCAGTTCTTGCTGGGCATGAACAAAGACGGAACCGAGGTGAATCCGGAGGGCATGCTCAACCTCAACGCGGGCCTGATCATGATCACGTGCTTCCTCTTCGCTTGGGTGAGCGGCCTGATGCGCGCGACCACCAGCATGGTGGTTGGCACCCTGCTCGCGACCGTCGCCATGTTCTTGAGCGGCTACTCGACCCTGGGTTGGCTCTCGGTGGCAGCCATCTTGACCTTCAGTGTCGGGGAAATGCTCTCGAGTCCGAAATTCTCGGAGTTCATCGGCAACTTCGCGCCAGCATCGAAGAAGGCGATGTACCTCGGCTTCTCCCAGATCCCCCTGGGCATCGGCTGGACACTTGAGGGCTTCGTGGCGCCCGCCATGTACGACAAGTTCGCCTCCAAAGAGCGATTCGCGCGCGAGCTCTTGGCGCAGAAAGGTATGGCTCAGAGCCAGATTGACGCCATCAAGGGCGGTGAAGCCTTCGACACCTTGGTCAAGTTCGCCCAGAGCACGCCCGAGGAGATGACGCGGGTCCTCTACCAGTCTCACAGCGTCGGCACGGTGTGGACGATCATGGGCGCGGTGGGCATCGTCAGCGCCATCGCCATCTACATGTACGGCCGTTGGATCCAGCGCATGGCACGCGGGCGCTAG